One Chiloscyllium plagiosum isolate BGI_BamShark_2017 chromosome 12, ASM401019v2, whole genome shotgun sequence DNA window includes the following coding sequences:
- the LOC122555012 gene encoding transcription elongation factor A N-terminal and central domain-containing protein: protein MTMNNLKDVIHRAQQIDKLISGNSIQEIKLLLHGFEGIPVTPEILQNTDLVRAVYRVLKTCSDADTRKKARNLLSAWKKLYRSSGFQEKCPEDRHCASSKEKSEKTDKINEGTLKSELGATDSVSGKPEQQSEDNQVMTGTELSHSHPTTEMLPETHNEKQFSSGPDSVVIGCSAAPIKQPTFIIQAVRAKCIELLFQALVGSETADARVVEMWQSIANKVEQFIYTLHMNNGKRYKACIRSRIANLKNPKNPHLRQKMLSGEVTPQMFAEMSVMDMASDELKQLRASYTSSGVQEHQLPHGLEGTKTNKIRCKRCEKFNCTVTAIARGTLFLPGWVCNRNSDEQMMTFVICNECGEKWYNSGWISV, encoded by the coding sequence ATGACAATGAACAATCTGAAAGATGTAATCCACAGAGCTCAGCAGATTGATAAGCTTATTTCAGGAAACAGTATCCAGGAGATAAAATTACTTTTGCATGGTTTTGAGGGTATTCCGGTCACCCCTGAAATTCTGCAAAATACTGACCTCGTCAGAGCTGTATACAGAGTTTTAAAGACTTGTTCTGATGCAGATACCAGGAAGAAGGCCCGGAACTTGTTGTCTGCATGGAAGAAGCTTTACAGGAGCAGTGGCTTCCAGGAAAAGTGTCCAGAAGACAGACACTGTGCTTCCAGCAAAGAAAAGAGTGAGAAGACAGATAAAATTAATGAGGGGACATTAAAGTCTGAGCTGGGTGCAACTGATTCTGTGAGTGGAAAGCCTGAACAGCAATCTGAAGACAACCAGGTAATGACGGGAACTGAACTCAGCCACAGTCACCCCACAACAGAGATGCTTCCAGAAACACACAATGAAAAACAATTTTCATCAGGCCCAGATTCAGTAGTAATTGGCTGTAGTGCAGCTCCAATCAAGCAGCCTACATTTATTATCCAGGCTGTGCGGGCTAAGTGCATAGAGCTTCTATTCCAAGCACTAGTTGGTTCAGAAACAGCTGATGCAAGAGTGGTTGAAATGTGGCAGAGTATTGCCAACAAAGTGGAGCAATTTATATATACATTACACATGAACAATGGTAAAAGGTACAAAGCTTGCATTCGAAGCAGGATTGCAAATTTAAAGAACCCCAAAAATCCCCATTTAAGACAAAAGATGTTATCAGGGGAAGTAACTCCTCAAATGTTTGCAGAGATGTCTGTGATGGACATGGCAAGTGATGAGCTGAAACAGCTAAGAGCATCATACACAAGCTCTGGAGTTCAGGAGCATCAGCTACCTCATGGGCTGGAAGGAACAAAGACCAACAAGATTAGATGCAAACGGTGTGAGAAATTTAACTGTACGGTGACAGCAATTGCCAGAGGCACACTTTTTCTTCCAGGTTGGGTGTGCAACAGAAATTCTGATGAACAGATGATGACTTTTGTCATTTGCAACGAATGCGGAGAAAAATGGTATAACAGTGGCTGGATTTCTGTTTAG